A single region of the Candidatus Zixiibacteriota bacterium genome encodes:
- the dsrJ gene encoding sulfate reduction electron transfer complex DsrMKJOP subunit DsrJ codes for MHNGGKIVIGLIGFLVLITFPIWYNVANDRAGYSPEIEKAVRGENCVRDSAWMRPFHMDLLNEWRDRVVRQGERFEVGADGVTYERSLSATCLSCHENKDKFCDRCHDYLGVDPYCWDCHVAPKELGR; via the coding sequence ATGCATAACGGCGGTAAGATTGTCATTGGGCTGATCGGGTTCCTGGTGCTGATCACGTTCCCAATCTGGTACAATGTCGCCAACGACCGCGCGGGCTACTCGCCCGAAATCGAAAAGGCGGTGCGCGGCGAAAACTGCGTGCGGGATAGTGCCTGGATGCGGCCGTTTCACATGGACCTGCTGAATGAATGGCGCGATCGGGTGGTGCGCCAGGGCGAACGGTTCGAGGTCGGCGCTGACGGTGTCACGTACGAACGCAGCCTCTCGGCTACCTGCCTGAGCTGCCATGAGAACAAAGATAAGTTCTGCGACCGGTGTCACGACTATCTTGGTGTCGACCCGTATTGCTGGGATTGTCATGTCGCTCCGAAGGAGTTGGGACGATGA
- the dsrO gene encoding sulfate reduction electron transfer complex DsrMKJOP subunit DsrO, producing the protein MSVERRKFLKLAGLTAIGVAGGLSAKALAQEAGLVDTAAATVGDTAETPSSPLRAKRWAMVIDVKKCREAGNCTECQKACHLVHNVPEFDNPKDEVKWIWREPFGNAFHDQEHEHLPEDVKHTMTPVLCNHCDNPPCVRVCPTQATWKREQDGIVMMDWHRCIGCRYCVAACPYGSRSFNWRDPRPHIKKIQADFPTRTRGVVEKCTFCEERLVRGQLPACVTACKAGAMKIGDLEDPDSEVRKLLAERFSVRRKPALGTQPEVYYVL; encoded by the coding sequence ATGAGTGTGGAGAGACGGAAGTTCTTGAAGCTGGCCGGTCTGACGGCGATCGGTGTGGCCGGTGGTCTGTCGGCAAAAGCGCTGGCGCAAGAGGCGGGGCTGGTCGACACCGCTGCGGCGACTGTCGGCGATACGGCCGAAACGCCTAGCAGTCCCCTGCGGGCCAAACGCTGGGCGATGGTCATAGATGTCAAGAAGTGCCGCGAAGCCGGAAACTGTACCGAATGCCAGAAGGCCTGCCATCTGGTGCACAATGTCCCGGAGTTCGACAATCCCAAAGACGAAGTCAAGTGGATTTGGAGAGAACCGTTCGGGAACGCCTTCCATGATCAGGAGCACGAACACCTGCCGGAGGACGTCAAGCATACCATGACGCCCGTGCTCTGCAATCATTGCGATAACCCGCCCTGCGTGCGGGTCTGTCCGACCCAGGCAACCTGGAAGCGGGAGCAGGACGGTATAGTCATGATGGACTGGCACCGGTGTATCGGCTGCCGCTACTGCGTGGCGGCCTGCCCGTACGGATCGCGGAGTTTCAACTGGCGCGATCCGCGGCCGCACATCAAAAAGATTCAGGCTGACTTTCCCACGCGCACTCGCGGCGTGGTGGAAAAGTGCACGTTCTGCGAGGAGCGCCTGGTGCGCGGCCAACTGCCGGCGTGTGTGACCGCGTGCAAGGCGGGGGCGATGAAGATCGGCGATCTCGAAGATCCCGACTCGGAAGTTCGCAAGCTGCTGGCCGAGCGGTTTTCGGTTCGACGCAAGCCGGCCCTCGGTACTCAACCCGAAGTCTACTACGTGCTGTGA
- the dsrK gene encoding sulfate reduction electron transfer complex DsrMKJOP subunit DsrK has translation MARVQFQPRQTGWMDPAVEFRKGTWNYAAVPDTLKYLDLPNPRRWSPPDEDWHLPDNWQEIIYEGLRDRLKKYRSLQIFMDICVRCGACADKCHYFIGSGDPKNMPVLRAELLRSVYRENFTAFGKVLGKIGGGRKLSRQLIKEWFFYFFQCTECRRCSVFCPYGIDTAEITMMGRELLNSLGVSIEWVNTPLANCYRTGNHLGIQPHGFADSIQFAVDELEEITGVRVNTPINRKGAEVLFVAPSADYFASPHYYTLLGYLLLFHATGIDYTWSSYASEGGNFGLFHSSEMMKRLNSKIYMEAKRLGVKFIIGGECGHMWRVLHQYMDTMNGPADFLEVPVSPITGTRFENARSTKMIHISEFTSDLIYHSKLRLDPSRNDHWRTTYHDSCNPARAMGLLEEPRYIIKNVCRNFVEMPENTIREQTFCCGSGSGLGTDENMEMRLRGGLPRANAVKYVKEHNDVNILLCMCAIDKATLPPLLQYWVPDVEVGGVHEMVGNALILDGEPVRKTDLRGTPYPEVVEVGKEGAHA, from the coding sequence ATGGCGCGGGTACAGTTCCAGCCGCGTCAGACCGGGTGGATGGACCCGGCAGTTGAGTTCCGCAAGGGGACCTGGAACTACGCCGCCGTGCCGGATACACTCAAGTACCTCGATCTGCCGAACCCACGCAGATGGTCACCGCCCGACGAGGACTGGCATCTGCCTGACAACTGGCAGGAGATCATATACGAGGGTCTGCGTGACCGCCTGAAGAAGTATCGCTCGCTGCAGATCTTCATGGATATCTGTGTGCGCTGCGGCGCCTGCGCCGATAAGTGCCACTATTTCATAGGTTCGGGCGATCCCAAGAACATGCCGGTGCTCAGAGCGGAACTGCTTCGGTCGGTCTATCGCGAGAATTTCACGGCGTTCGGTAAAGTACTGGGCAAGATCGGCGGCGGCCGCAAGCTGAGCAGGCAGCTTATCAAAGAATGGTTCTTTTACTTCTTCCAGTGTACCGAATGCCGGCGCTGCTCGGTGTTCTGCCCCTACGGAATCGACACGGCCGAAATCACCATGATGGGGCGCGAGCTGCTGAACTCGCTGGGCGTAAGCATCGAGTGGGTCAACACGCCGCTGGCCAACTGCTACCGCACAGGCAACCATCTCGGCATTCAGCCACACGGTTTTGCCGACAGTATCCAGTTCGCGGTCGACGAACTCGAGGAGATAACTGGCGTGCGGGTAAACACGCCGATAAACCGTAAGGGTGCGGAAGTCCTGTTCGTGGCGCCGTCGGCGGACTATTTTGCCTCGCCGCACTACTATACGCTGTTGGGGTACCTGCTGCTCTTTCACGCTACCGGAATCGACTATACCTGGAGCTCGTATGCGTCGGAGGGCGGCAATTTCGGCCTGTTTCATTCGTCGGAAATGATGAAACGGCTGAACTCCAAGATATACATGGAGGCGAAACGGCTGGGCGTGAAGTTTATCATCGGCGGCGAGTGCGGCCACATGTGGCGGGTGCTTCATCAGTATATGGATACGATGAACGGCCCCGCCGACTTTCTCGAGGTTCCAGTCTCTCCGATCACCGGTACACGGTTTGAGAACGCGCGGTCCACCAAAATGATCCACATCAGCGAGTTTACCTCGGATCTGATCTATCATAGTAAACTGAGGCTCGACCCCAGCCGGAACGACCATTGGCGCACCACCTATCACGATTCCTGCAATCCGGCGCGCGCCATGGGGCTGCTCGAAGAGCCGCGCTACATTATCAAGAATGTCTGCCGTAACTTTGTCGAAATGCCGGAGAACACCATTCGCGAGCAGACCTTCTGCTGCGGTTCCGGGTCCGGGCTCGGCACCGACGAAAACATGGAGATGCGCCTTCGCGGCGGCCTTCCAAGGGCCAACGCGGTCAAATACGTGAAAGAGCACAACGATGTGAACATCCTGCTGTGCATGTGCGCGATTGACAAGGCCACCCTGCCGCCGCTCTTGCAGTACTGGGTGCCGGATGTGGAGGTCGGCGGTGTGCACGAGATGGTCGGCAACGCGCTGATACTCGACGGCGAACCGGTGCGCAAGACCGACCTGAGAGGTACGCCGTACCCCGAGGTTGTCGAAGTCGGAAAGGAGGGCGCTCATGCATAA
- the dsrP gene encoding sulfate reduction electron transfer complex DsrMKJOP subunit DsrP — protein sequence MLEHALRGDKRYWSWVIALMAVMGAGVLFYLRQYNVGLGITGLGRDITWGFYIAQFTFMVGVAASAVMVVLPYYLHNYKAFGKITILGEFVAIGSVIVCMTFIFVDMGQPFRIVNVFLYPTPHSMMFWDTVALGGYLVLNIIISHVTLGAERKSIAPPTWIKPIIILSIPWAISIHTVTAFLYAGLAARPFWMTAILAPRFLASAFSAGPALLILVCFILRRFTKFDAGREPIQKVAQIVTYAMAVNLFFVGMEFFTVLYSNIPEHMSHFQYLFLGLEGADNLVPWMWVSVILGIVSLGMLTVPETRQNDQTLILACVMLFVSLWIDKGLGLIIAGFIPNPLHHVVDYVPTIPELGISFAIYAMGLLIITGLYKIALSVRKQLG from the coding sequence ATGCTGGAACATGCCCTGCGCGGCGATAAACGGTACTGGTCATGGGTCATAGCCCTGATGGCGGTGATGGGCGCCGGTGTTCTGTTCTATCTCCGCCAGTACAACGTGGGTCTGGGGATTACCGGGCTGGGGCGCGATATCACCTGGGGCTTCTATATCGCCCAGTTCACGTTCATGGTCGGGGTGGCGGCGTCGGCGGTGATGGTCGTCCTGCCGTATTACCTTCACAATTACAAGGCCTTCGGCAAGATCACCATCCTTGGCGAGTTCGTGGCGATCGGCTCGGTGATTGTCTGCATGACCTTCATTTTCGTAGACATGGGCCAGCCGTTTCGGATCGTGAACGTGTTTCTCTATCCGACACCGCATTCAATGATGTTCTGGGACACGGTGGCGCTGGGCGGATACCTGGTTCTTAACATTATTATCAGCCATGTCACGCTCGGAGCCGAGCGCAAGAGTATCGCCCCGCCCACGTGGATCAAGCCGATCATTATTTTGTCCATCCCCTGGGCGATCAGCATCCACACGGTGACCGCGTTTCTTTACGCCGGCCTGGCGGCCCGCCCGTTCTGGATGACCGCAATACTGGCGCCGCGCTTTCTGGCGTCGGCGTTTTCGGCCGGCCCGGCACTGCTGATCCTGGTCTGCTTTATACTGCGCAGGTTTACAAAATTCGATGCCGGTCGCGAACCGATTCAGAAAGTGGCGCAGATCGTCACCTACGCTATGGCCGTCAACTTATTTTTCGTGGGAATGGAGTTCTTCACGGTGCTTTACAGCAATATCCCGGAGCACATGTCGCACTTTCAGTACCTGTTTCTGGGCCTCGAAGGAGCCGACAATCTGGTGCCGTGGATGTGGGTTTCGGTGATACTTGGAATCGTGTCACTGGGTATGCTGACTGTACCAGAGACCCGTCAGAATGATCAGACCCTGATTCTCGCCTGTGTGATGCTCTTCGTCTCGCTTTGGATTGATAAGGGCCTGGGGCTGATCATCGCCGGGTTTATCCCCAACCCGTTGCACCACGTAGTGGACTACGTGCCGACCATACCGGAGCTGGGTATTTCCTTCGCGATCTACGCGATGGGGCTGCTGATCATAACGGGCCTGTACAAGATAGCGCTTTCGG
- a CDS encoding RsbRD N-terminal domain-containing protein translates to MNPAELFHDKRDLLVERWFNAVAETYPADTARFLRDNADQFHNPVGHTLRRCLPVLFDALTNRTGEGELSGAVAEIVRIRAVQCSAPSQAAAFVYLIKNVVRAEFDSRSIDPETVALILEFESKVDSLALTVFDEYMQCREKICDIRVQQARQRSAMLVDQINRRQSADNVRGFDINGKSQAGNI, encoded by the coding sequence ATGAACCCGGCTGAACTGTTCCACGACAAGCGCGACCTCTTGGTCGAGCGCTGGTTCAACGCAGTCGCTGAAACCTATCCGGCTGATACTGCCCGCTTTCTTCGCGACAATGCCGATCAGTTCCACAATCCGGTAGGTCACACCTTGCGGCGCTGCCTGCCGGTCTTGTTCGATGCCCTCACGAATCGGACAGGCGAGGGCGAGCTGTCCGGTGCGGTGGCCGAAATCGTCCGCATTCGCGCAGTTCAATGCAGCGCGCCGTCGCAGGCGGCGGCGTTCGTTTACTTGATCAAAAACGTTGTTCGGGCGGAGTTTGACAGCCGGTCGATCGATCCCGAAACGGTCGCGCTGATTCTGGAATTCGAATCAAAGGTCGACAGCCTCGCGCTGACTGTATTCGACGAATACATGCAGTGTCGTGAGAAGATCTGTGACATAAGGGTGCAGCAGGCGAGGCAGCGGTCCGCCATGCTGGTCGATCAAATCAACAGACGCCAGAGCGCCGACAATGTCAGGGGTTTTGATATCAATGGAAAGAGTCAGGCAGGCAACATATAG
- the dsrM gene encoding sulfate reduction electron transfer complex DsrMKJOP subunit DsrM, with amino-acid sequence MGVMFSLLAVIVMIILASAGAGLIGWQYLFAVVLPYLAMATFLIGVAYRVVKWARSAVPFRIPTTCGQQKSHSWIKNNPLESPHNVWGVLGRMAMEVLFFRSLFRNTRVKVTEGPRVLYSPDKWLWAMGLAFHWSFLIIFLRHFKYFAEPVPAWVTMLQELDGFFQVGLPIILATNIVIVVSVTFLLVRRLVDPKLRYISLPADYFPLFLLLGIVLSGILMRYFTKTDLVGIKALGTGLLSFNPVVPEGVSLVFFVHLFLVSVLLAYFPFSKLMHFAGVFMSPTRNLANNNRIRRHVNPWNYPVKVHTYEEYEDEFRELMKTAGLPVEKEQ; translated from the coding sequence ATGGGTGTGATGTTCTCCCTTCTGGCCGTAATAGTGATGATTATCCTCGCCTCGGCGGGAGCGGGGCTGATCGGCTGGCAGTATCTGTTCGCCGTGGTGCTGCCGTACCTGGCGATGGCGACGTTCCTCATCGGAGTAGCCTATCGCGTAGTAAAGTGGGCGCGTTCGGCGGTGCCGTTCCGGATTCCAACAACCTGCGGGCAACAGAAGTCGCACTCGTGGATCAAGAACAACCCGCTGGAAAGCCCGCACAATGTGTGGGGCGTGCTGGGCAGGATGGCCATGGAAGTGCTGTTCTTCCGTTCGCTCTTTCGCAACACTCGCGTCAAAGTGACCGAGGGTCCGCGTGTGCTGTATTCGCCGGACAAGTGGCTGTGGGCGATGGGGCTCGCCTTTCACTGGTCCTTCCTGATCATCTTCCTGCGCCACTTCAAGTACTTCGCTGAGCCGGTACCCGCGTGGGTGACGATGCTGCAGGAGCTTGATGGTTTCTTCCAGGTCGGCCTGCCGATTATCCTGGCGACTAACATAGTCATTGTCGTGTCAGTCACGTTTCTGCTCGTGCGGCGGTTGGTCGATCCCAAGCTGCGCTATATCTCGCTGCCGGCCGATTACTTCCCGCTGTTTCTGCTGCTCGGTATAGTGTTGTCGGGAATCCTGATGCGCTACTTCACAAAGACTGATCTTGTCGGCATCAAAGCTCTCGGCACCGGGCTGCTCAGCTTCAATCCGGTGGTGCCGGAGGGGGTCAGCCTGGTCTTTTTCGTCCACCTGTTCCTGGTGAGCGTGCTGCTGGCCTACTTCCCGTTCAGCAAGCTGATGCATTTCGCCGGAGTGTTTATGAGTCCCACTCGCAACCTGGCGAACAACAATCGCATAAGGCGGCATGTAAATCCCTGGAACTACCCGGTGAAGGTGCATACCTATGAGGAATACGAGGACGAGTTTCGCGAGCTGATGAAAACGGCCGGGCTTCCGGTGGAAAAGGAACAGTGA